In Caldivirga sp., the genomic window TATTCCTAATATTCTCAATCGGTAAACTTAGGGAGGCCATAATAAATTCCATCCCCGAGAAGCTGAGACTGGGTATAGCGATAGGGATTGGCTTATTTATAGCGTTCATTGGTTTCTCATCAGCTGGAATAGTAACGGCAGGAACACCTGGCGCAACACCAGTACAGTTGAATACTAAGGCTTTCTCACAATTACCACTGTACTTGGCCTTAGTAGGCTTCATACTAGCTGCCACACTGTACGCATTAAGGGTTACTGGGAGCTTCCTAATCTCAATAGTAGTCATATCAATAGTGAGCGCTGCCCTAGGTTACATTAGGCCTGAGTCATTTTTAATAACTAAAATGCCTCTAATGACATCAATAGCCGGCAGTATCCCCAGCTCATTTTACTTATACTTCACATTATTCGGCTTAGGCTTCCCTATAGCATTCTCATTATTCATAGTGGACTTTTTCGATGGTGTAGGCACCATAACGGGACTTTCAATTAAGGCTAACTTAGTTAAGGATGGGAAGATCATAAATATTGATAGAGCCTTAATAAGCGACTCACTGGCGTCAATAATCGCACCATTTGTAGGCACATCAACCACCGTGGTTTATATCGAAAGCTCAACAGGCATAGAGACAGGTGGTAGAACTGGATTAACCGCACTTACTACTGCACTAATGCTACTTATTTCAATACCATTTGCACCACTCATCGCATCCATTCCCTCATTTGCAACTGCAGGGGTTCTTATAATGGTAGGCCTATTATTCCTATCAATGGCCCCTGACCTTAAACTGAGCAATGACTTAAGTGAACTAATACCAGCATTCCTAGCCATAATATCAATACCCTTCACCTACAGTATAACCACAGGCATTGGATTAGCAGTCATAACTTACATAGCCTTAAAGGTACTACTGGGTAGGTATAGGGAAGTTACATGGGGTATGTGGCTTGTGGCAGCATTATTTATCGTATACTTCGCGCTAGTAGCTACCATGGGTATTTAAACATGAACAATTAATTCACCCATAACTGTTACACTTGAGGCCTAGTGAATGTACTGATGCTTCTCAATAAAGCTAGTGAATTTAGACATGAAGTAAGTGTAGGCGCAATATTTTTATATAGTACTAATGAAATGGTCTGAATGCAGGAAAAAACAGAGGTTAACGGTGTACAGCCTTTAAGGGCCTTAGGTATGATGACTAATAAGAGCGTGGTAGTTAAGCTTAAGGCGGGCAGAGTCCTTAGTGGTACCTTAAGATTCATAGACCAATGCATGAACATTGTGCTTGACGAAGCAGAGGAGTTAGACGCTAGGACTAATCAAGTGATAGTTAGGTATGGTAAAGTGTTAATAAGGGGAAACCAGGTACTTTACGTATCGGTAAGGAATGAGCTAGAGTGATCCCTATGGCCAGGAACATAGTAGTCTCAGGGGTGAGGAGACCCTCAACTGAGGATTTACCTGTTGAGTTGGTTGAGAGGAAGGGGTTAGGGCATCCTGATTATATTGCTGATTCAATATCAGAATACGTTAGTAGGGAATTATCCAAGTACTACATGGAGAACTTCGGCACTATACTTCACCATAATGTTGATAAGGTTCTAATAATTGGAGGTAATGCCCATGTTAAATTCGGTGGAGGTGAGATGATAGAGCCGATTAGGGTAATAGTGTCCGGTAGGGTTACTACTGAGGTTAAGTCGAGCACTGGGGTAGTTAAGGTACCTGTGGGTAGTATTATCTTATCAGCAGCAAGGAAGTTCATCATAGATAACTTCAGGTTCCTTAACCCAGACCAGCACCTTGTCATAGATTACAGGGTTGGGCAAGGATCAGTGGACCTAGTTGGTGTTTATGAACTTGGAGTATCAAGTGGAGGTGTACCACTCGCAAATGACACATCAATAGGGGTTGGCTTCGCTCCATTGACGGTAACTGAGAGGCTTGTCTATGAGACTGAGAGACTACTTAACTCAAGGGAGTTTAAGTCAAAGTACCCTGAGGTAGGTGAGGATGTTAAGGTAATGGGCCTTAGACAGGGTAAGAAGATAACGCTCACTGTCGCATCAGCCTTGGTTTCAAGGCTCATTAAGGATAAGGACCATTACATAAGCGTTAAGGAGGACGTCGTGAATGCACTGTATGATAACGCGGCTAAGCTTGCTAATGAATATGAGGTGAAGATACACTTAAACACAGCTGATAACCCTGAACATGGAATATACTACCTCACGTATACTGGAACCTCAGCTGAACATGGAGATGATGGAATGACTGGTAGGGGTAATAGGGCTAATGGGTTAATAACGCCAATGAGGCCCATGTCCATGGAGGCTACTGCAGGTAAGAACCCTGTCTCACACATAGGTAAGATATACTACGTACTAGCCAACATAATAGCTAAGCGTATTCACGATGAGGTTAAGGGCGTCAAGGAGGCTTACGTTTACTTACTAAGCCAGATAGGTAAACCCATTGATAACCCACTAATAGCTAATGTTGAAATAATTACTAATGAAGGGGAAGTAACCAGTGAAATGAGGAGGGAGGCTGAGGCTATAACTGATGAGGAGATTAGTAGGATAACTAGGCTAACTAACATGTTTGTGAGGGGCGAAATAACCCCATTCTAAGTTAAAGGTAATCCAAGCTTAAAAGCCGAGCATTTTGCCTACTGCCATGAAGGTCCCTAATTAATTTGCAAGTAACTACTCTACTGAGGAAGAATTCAACCTAGTTAACTTGGATAACCCTTACTGGGCTCTTTTCCTACCGATCTTATACTCATTCACTAAATCCTCAAGGGTATCGTAATCCACTTCACTCAGTGTGCTCTTTAATTCATTAGCGAGCTCATTTAACTTACTAATGCTGATTACCTTAATGTCATCGTTCACATCTAGGGCTAGTACCCTAAGTAATGGCACCACCGTTACACCCATCTTGTATAATTGCCTAATAGCCCTTAAACCCACCTCATCAATCGTTACCACAATACCCGACCACACTTTACCCATGTCCACTAGTGATGATATGTCCTGGAACCTCATGATGGGCAAGTAACCTTTACTAGTAACTTTACTCAAATCCTCAGCGTTACTAACCCTCACTGCGAAGGCGTAGTTATTATTAAATAACGCATCAGCCACAATAGACTTCACTTTGCTTAAGGTATCGTTAAGCTCCCTATTCCTCTTAGTCTCAAGCTCAATCCTACTCTCCAATAGCCGAATCTTAGATGCAAGGGATTGGTCAGGTGGATTATATTTAAGTGTGTAGAGTCTATTAACCTCATCCCTAAGCTTAGTATTCTCATCCTCAAGCTTACTGATCTTCTCCTCCAGTAACTTAACGTAATCCTTAAGTTCCTTAACCTCATCAATGCATTTACACTCCTGCTGATTCCTAACAATGACCTCCGCCTTACACTCCTGGTTAACACTCCTAGTGAGTATTCGGGATAACGCATCCCTTATTGGCAGCCCCTTGACCACTAGTTCCTTAACCTCATCAGCGTTGACCTGTATTGGTAGTTCACTCAATATTTCATCAACCTTATTGAACTTATCAACGTAACTGGTGAATGCCTTATAGGCTGCGGCTAAAGCATCCCTTTCATGCGGTGTCCTCACCTTTACATTATCTTTCTCAGATAGTTTAAGCGCAATATTAGCCTTCTCAGCAATCTGCATGTCCCTTTCAGGGTGGTAGAGAACAGCACCTATCATGGATGAGAGCTTCTTAACGTAATCAGACGGCTTAGAGACGTCCGTCGCAACGATTATTGGTGTGCC contains:
- a CDS encoding NCS2 family permease; protein product: MNLRYFNLTERGSNVRKEVLAGLTTFLSMAYILIVNPSILTAGFEVALSAATHTPITVVEATYADLIFNVKLSFTVATALAAAIATLIMGLYANMPFGLAPGMGENSFIAFSVIPLFTEILINRGHLVGVSAALFGIYLALISVLFNGILFLIFSIGKLREAIINSIPEKLRLGIAIGIGLFIAFIGFSSAGIVTAGTPGATPVQLNTKAFSQLPLYLALVGFILAATLYALRVTGSFLISIVVISIVSAALGYIRPESFLITKMPLMTSIAGSIPSSFYLYFTLFGLGFPIAFSLFIVDFFDGVGTITGLSIKANLVKDGKIINIDRALISDSLASIIAPFVGTSTTVVYIESSTGIETGGRTGLTALTTALMLLISIPFAPLIASIPSFATAGVLIMVGLLFLSMAPDLKLSNDLSELIPAFLAIISIPFTYSITTGIGLAVITYIALKVLLGRYREVTWGMWLVAALFIVYFALVATMGI
- a CDS encoding U6 snRNA-associated Sm-like protein LSm6, translated to MQEKTEVNGVQPLRALGMMTNKSVVVKLKAGRVLSGTLRFIDQCMNIVLDEAEELDARTNQVIVRYGKVLIRGNQVLYVSVRNELE
- a CDS encoding methionine adenosyltransferase, producing the protein MARNIVVSGVRRPSTEDLPVELVERKGLGHPDYIADSISEYVSRELSKYYMENFGTILHHNVDKVLIIGGNAHVKFGGGEMIEPIRVIVSGRVTTEVKSSTGVVKVPVGSIILSAARKFIIDNFRFLNPDQHLVIDYRVGQGSVDLVGVYELGVSSGGVPLANDTSIGVGFAPLTVTERLVYETERLLNSREFKSKYPEVGEDVKVMGLRQGKKITLTVASALVSRLIKDKDHYISVKEDVVNALYDNAAKLANEYEVKIHLNTADNPEHGIYYLTYTGTSAEHGDDGMTGRGNRANGLITPMRPMSMEATAGKNPVSHIGKIYYVLANIIAKRIHDEVKGVKEAYVYLLSQIGKPIDNPLIANVEIITNEGEVTSEMRREAEAITDEEISRITRLTNMFVRGEITPF
- a CDS encoding DUF460 domain-containing protein; its protein translation is MSSRVLGIDIRPEGSFSYVVMNSDETMITSGVANPDELIRVIKKYKPSLVAVDNIREILELGGRFLKRMSKLPSVPQIIQVTRLPDGSEVKMEELVRKYLGMNVGLLTPEETAKYTAALALRGVGSTVRLFENETKIVVKALISTRQGGQSRRRFERNIAIRVKHIVKSIIESLNKANLDYDVFYHRDSEGVRSALIIVYADKSIVRRFVKPIKSIDVKVTLEQVISSSVKFLSPNSSYTEISPRSKTRLIIGVDPGIVTGLALMSLDGRVLALFSGRNMSRRRVLSLVYEYGTPIIVATDVSKPSDYVKKLSSMIGAVLYHPERDMQIAEKANIALKLSEKDNVKVRTPHERDALAAAYKAFTSYVDKFNKVDEILSELPIQVNADEVKELVVKGLPIRDALSRILTRSVNQECKAEVIVRNQQECKCIDEVKELKDYVKLLEEKISKLEDENTKLRDEVNRLYTLKYNPPDQSLASKIRLLESRIELETKRNRELNDTLSKVKSIVADALFNNNYAFAVRVSNAEDLSKVTSKGYLPIMRFQDISSLVDMGKVWSGIVVTIDEVGLRAIRQLYKMGVTVVPLLRVLALDVNDDIKVISISKLNELANELKSTLSEVDYDTLEDLVNEYKIGRKRAQ